AAGGCCGGCCTGCTCGGCTTCACCAAATCCCTGGCCCGCGAGGTGGGTTCACGCGGCATTACGGTGAATGCCGTAGCCCCCGGATTCATCGATACCGACATGACCCGCGCCCTGTCCGACGAGCAGCGCAATGGCCTGCTTGGCAACATCCCGCTGGGGCGCTTGGGGGCAGCTGAGGATATAGCCCATGCGGTGGTTTTTCTCGCCTCGGATGCGGCGGCCTATATCACCGGCGAGACATTGCATGTAAACGGCGGTATGCAAATGTCTTGATCGATTCTTGGAAAGTTATTCAATCAATTGAATTGTAAGTATTAAGAGTGTATTTGTAGCCCTGTAATTGTGGCTTTCCCTGGCTCGGGATAATGTCTACAATAGCCCTGCCGTACGCCACCTGGCGCTACGCTACCCGATTAGAATGCGGAGGATAAAATAAGCATGAGTACCGTTGAAGAGCGTGTTCGCAAGATTGTTGTTGAGCAACTGGGGGTCAAAGAAGAAGAGGTCACCACAGAGGCGTCCTTCGTTGATGATCTGGGGGCCGATTCCCTGGATACCGTTGAACTGGTCATGGCCCTGGAGGAGGAATTCGATACCGAAATCCCCGATGAGGAGGCCGAAAAAATCACCACCGTCCAGCAGGCGGTTGATTACATCAACGCCCACTCCTGAGGGTTCGCCCAGCTCCCGATATCACGGGGGCGTCCGGCCGTTTTTGTTTGAGGGGATTTTGCATCATGAGTGGTAGAAGAAGAGTTGTCGTCACCGGTATGGGGATAGTCTCCCCTGTAGGTCAGGATATCCAATCCGCCTGGGACAACATTCTGGCCGGCAAGAGCGGCATTCAGGCCATCACTCATTTCGATGTGGAGCCCTATTCCACCCGCTTCGGCGGGCCCATCTATGGCTTTGATCTGGAAAGATACCTGACCAAGAAGGAGGCCCGCAAGATGGACCCCTTCATCCACTACGGTCTGGCCGCCGGGGCCCAGGCCTGGGAGGATTCAGGCCTGGTGGTCACGGAGCAAAACGCCAAACGCATCGGCGTGGCGGTGGGTTCGGGTATCGGCGGTATCGGTGGCATAGAATCTGGCTACGGGGCCTACCTCAGGGGCGGTCCGCGCAAGATCTCACCCTTCTTTGTACCGGCCAATATCGTCAACATGGTGGCCGGTCACCTGTCCATCATCTACGGCCTCAGGGGGCCGAACATCTCCATCGTCTCGGCCTGCAGCACAGGTACCCACAACATCGGTGAGGCCATGCGCATGATCGAGCGGGGTGATGTGGACGTAATGATGGCCGGCGGTGCCGAGATGGCCACCACCCCCACCGGTCTGGGCGGCTTTGCCGCCGCGCGGGCGCTGTCCACCCGCAACGATGACCCCCAGGGGGCCAGCCGCCCCTGGGACAAGGAACGCGATGGCTTCGTCCTCAGCGACGGTGCCGGGGTCATGGTGCTGGAGGAACTGGAACACGCCAAGGCTCGGGGGGCGCGCATCTACGCTGAATTGGCCGGCTTTGGCATGAATTCCGATGCCTATCACATGACCTCACCCTCGGAAAACGGTCAGGGGGCCTGTGACTGCATGTTGCTGGCCATGGCCGATGCCGGCATCAACCCCGAGCAGGTGGCCTACATCAATGCCCATGGCACCTCCACCCCGGCCGGGGATCTGGCCGAGACCCAGGGAGTCAAGGGTGCCTTTGGTGCCTATGCCAAGCAGGTAGCGGTCAGCTCCACCAAATCCATGACCGGGCACATGCTCGGCGCGGCCG
This is a stretch of genomic DNA from gamma proteobacterium SS-5. It encodes these proteins:
- the acpP gene encoding acyl carrier protein, with translation MSTVEERVRKIVVEQLGVKEEEVTTEASFVDDLGADSLDTVELVMALEEEFDTEIPDEEAEKITTVQQAVDYINAHS
- the fabF gene encoding beta-ketoacyl-ACP synthase II, with amino-acid sequence MSGRRRVVVTGMGIVSPVGQDIQSAWDNILAGKSGIQAITHFDVEPYSTRFGGPIYGFDLERYLTKKEARKMDPFIHYGLAAGAQAWEDSGLVVTEQNAKRIGVAVGSGIGGIGGIESGYGAYLRGGPRKISPFFVPANIVNMVAGHLSIIYGLRGPNISIVSACSTGTHNIGEAMRMIERGDVDVMMAGGAEMATTPTGLGGFAAARALSTRNDDPQGASRPWDKERDGFVLSDGAGVMVLEELEHAKARGARIYAELAGFGMNSDAYHMTSPSENGQGACDCMLLAMADAGINPEQVAYINAHGTSTPAGDLAETQGVKGAFGAYAKQVAVSSTKSMTGHMLGAAGAAEAIFTVLAIRDQVAPPTINYQTPDPACDLDYVPNIARQMPIEHAISNSFGFGGTNGSLLISRFG